One genomic region from Deltaproteobacteria bacterium encodes:
- a CDS encoding HNH endonuclease, whose product MESALLLNATYEPLRVVSWKKAITLITLGKVEVIEEYDREVRSVSFSIRLPSIIRLIRYVRKKKGGVKFSRQNIYARDKNRCQYCGRKLSAEELTYDHVIPRSMGGKTEWTNIVTSCMDCNRKKGGKTPKEAGMRLVRKPEKPEWLPILRITINIKQAPESWLDYLYWNVELEA is encoded by the coding sequence ATGGAGAGTGCTCTGCTTTTAAACGCCACCTATGAGCCCCTGCGGGTGGTTTCTTGGAAAAAGGCCATTACCCTGATCACCTTGGGTAAAGTGGAGGTAATCGAGGAATACGATCGAGAGGTCCGAAGCGTCTCTTTCAGCATTCGACTCCCTTCCATCATCAGACTCATCAGATATGTGCGTAAGAAAAAGGGAGGGGTAAAGTTCTCCCGCCAGAACATCTATGCCCGGGACAAAAACCGGTGTCAGTATTGCGGCAGGAAACTCTCCGCTGAGGAGTTGACCTATGATCATGTGATCCCCAGGTCGATGGGAGGAAAGACCGAATGGACCAACATTGTCACCTCCTGCATGGATTGCAACAGGAAAAAGGGAGGAAAGACCCCCAAAGAGGCAGGGATGAGGCTTGTGCGCAAACCCGAGAAACCGGAGTGGCTCCCCATCTTGCGGATCACCATCAACATCAAGCAGGCCCCAGAGTCATGGTTGGATTA